Below is a genomic region from Xiphophorus couchianus chromosome 9, X_couchianus-1.0, whole genome shotgun sequence.
GAAGACCCTGAACTGGGAATTACAGACAAACACTTCCTACTAGATGTGTAATTTTTCTCCTTAGGGCTTCATTCCTGTTTCCTTCTGGATTAACCAGAAGGaaatttttttcctattttatatttttattttatataaatattttttattttttatattaatattttataaaagaaatctATAAAATAGTTATGATTCAATCCATACATACATGTATTTGGTAAATAGggcacaaataaaatattccatggACTTTAtatccaacaaaaaaaattaagaaacaggCACAGTTGCCAATGCCCTGCAGAAAACTCTTATTCGCAAATAAGTGGttctgtaatttaaaaagataaaaacttgtactgtttattatttgCCAACAGGTGTGCTGTTTTACATGACCTGACCATCATGTTACTCACACTACTCTCTCCTGACGCTCTCTACAGGAACTGGATTTATCCACTGAGCTCCCACTCTGCCCCCTAAATGACTCACTAAAATGCAGCTTAGCCAGTGATCAAGCTGCTAGGGGCCTTGATCACACACTTGGACTCCAGGCCTGCCCGTCTGACAAAAGCCCTGCAGCTGGAGACGACATCAAGGAGCATGAGTGTGGGAAGAATCAACCGCTACAGCATTGTTTCGTCAGAGGAAGAGGGCCTCCGCCTCACTACCATGCATGGCATGAACGGCTTTGGGAATGGCAAGATCCACACACGCCGCAAGTGCCGCAACCGCTTTGTGAAAAAGAATGGCCAGTGCAACGTGCAGTTTGCCAACATGGACGACAAGTCACAGCGCTACATGGCCGACATCTTCACCACGTGCGTCGACATCCGCTGGCGATGGATGCTGATAGTCTTCACTCTTGTGTTTGTCATATCTTGGCTGGCCTTTGGGTTGGCCTTTTGGGTCATTGCTTTGCTGCACGGGGACTTGGACAACCCAGCTGGAGACGACAACTTCACTCCCTGCGTACTGCAGGTCAACGGATTTGTGGCCGCGTTTCTGTTCTCCATTGAAACACAGTCGACCATAGGGTATGGCTACCGCTGCGTGACCGAGGAATGCCCAGTGGCCGTCTTCATGGTCGTCTTCCAGTCGATAGTTGGCTGCATCATTGACTGCTTCATGATAGGCGCCATCATGGCTAAAATGGCGAGGCCTAAGAAGAGAGCGCAAACGCTCTTGTTTAGCCACAACGCGGTCATTGCCATGCGGGATGGAAAGCTGTCTCTTATGTGGAGAGTGGGAAACCTTCGCAAGAGTCACATTGTAGAAGCCCATGTCAGAGCACAGCTAATCAAACCTCGGATAACCGATGAAGGGGAATATATTCCGCTAGACCAGATAGACATTAATGTAGGGTTTGACAAAGGTTTGGACAGGATCTTCTTGGTTTCACCCATCACTATTCTCCATGAGATAGACGAGGACAGCCCTCTGTTTGGAATCAGCAAGCAGGACCTGGAGACGGCAGACTTTGAGATCGTCGTCATCCTAGAGGGAATGGTTGAAGCGACCGCCATGACCACGCAGGCTCGCAGCTCCTACCTGGCCTCTGAGATTCTTTGGGGCCACAGGTTCGAACCTGTCctgtttgaggaaaaaaaccTGTACAAGGTGGATTATTCACACTTTCACAAAACGTACGAGGTGCCGTCCACACCTCGCTGCAGTGCCAAGGACATGGTGGAGAACAAGTTCCTCATGCCCAGCTCCAACACCTTCTGCTATGAAAACGAGCTGGCATTCCTTAACCGCGACGAGGAGGAGGACGACGACTTAGGCGGCGGGAGCAGAGCACTGGCAAATCAGAGTCCGGACAGGAACAGCCGACATGAGTTTGAACGTTTACAGGCCACCAGGTCGTTGGATCAAAGATCATATCGTAGAGAGTCGGAAATTTGACGCTAACTCATTGACCAAGCAACAGATTCCTTTAACTTTATCCATGGAGTAAAAATGCAGAACAATGCAAAGTGCCATAGGTAGAGCTAAGAATTGTAAGAgaattgaaaacaaatacaaaacccTTAAAAAGGGAttctttttgaaaatgcaaGTGTGTAGATGGCAATGGTAAGTAACGTCTACAATTAAGGAAAAGATAGACCTCCTTCCTTCACCAAAACTTGAATGTTTTTTCATGCGGTCATTTTGAGTTAAGAACGCTATTTTTTTGGCAGGACCTTATGATACATCTTAGGTGTAAATATATTTCCTAAATAAACCGTTTTGTGTGCAGTACCAGATTCAAAAGCACCTTTAAAAGTAGAACGTGTTCTTGGCCACCTGTAGTAATGTTCTGGATCTTCTCTTCAGCTCGTCTAGCAATGCTGTAATTTGCTGGACAAGCATAAAG
It encodes:
- the LOC114150437 gene encoding ATP-sensitive inward rectifier potassium channel 12 → MSVGRINRYSIVSSEEEGLRLTTMHGMNGFGNGKIHTRRKCRNRFVKKNGQCNVQFANMDDKSQRYMADIFTTCVDIRWRWMLIVFTLVFVISWLAFGLAFWVIALLHGDLDNPAGDDNFTPCVLQVNGFVAAFLFSIETQSTIGYGYRCVTEECPVAVFMVVFQSIVGCIIDCFMIGAIMAKMARPKKRAQTLLFSHNAVIAMRDGKLSLMWRVGNLRKSHIVEAHVRAQLIKPRITDEGEYIPLDQIDINVGFDKGLDRIFLVSPITILHEIDEDSPLFGISKQDLETADFEIVVILEGMVEATAMTTQARSSYLASEILWGHRFEPVLFEEKNLYKVDYSHFHKTYEVPSTPRCSAKDMVENKFLMPSSNTFCYENELAFLNRDEEEDDDLGGGSRALANQSPDRNSRHEFERLQATRSLDQRSYRRESEI